From a single Miscanthus floridulus cultivar M001 chromosome 8, ASM1932011v1, whole genome shotgun sequence genomic region:
- the LOC136474880 gene encoding protein LNK1-like — protein MARAIGVRRSAPALLLFMRHCAVGHANTQVPSSASLNFTHVVNPVVWIPHLRLLRASRVRDEFFSTIGINAMDDFSMISDHSMLFQGHSMFSAEECLVTRSSSGAVSTGGKTVPALQDKGDDMFFSDWPELVGFDDLEESLRNFEPTFEIGSNYFEDILWSSNCSPEAQLVRNGYSDDIDFSIDRNDSNTTKVNTTKAKQQSSRNGASSSGTASNYDAHGSSSSGLSDAELFLPFDDTALASQTGGWEGLEAILCSSPAMRVVPVPAASSTMCTDGSSTCCSGPDTVTAHVPRSAATKTRDPFNGAPDTILEEMAENPLDMYFPPLATYEQPETMLMSDTTSAPKHRFPEEFAGSICALSCAELQFSSEDMGSAGLHGHLGSAVVLDAVPVKDLSFQKLQYGMNQLDLATKGRIRDSLYRLANRLEQRHRLASASGGLGSSGSNRFESGRWAETQTNSMDQTVAQLLQQKPSYRKTVPPHRVT, from the exons ATGGCTCGGGCGATCGGCGTTCGGCGTTCGGCGCCCGCGCTGCTCCTATTTATGCGTCACTGTGCCGTCGGGCACGCAAATACTCAAGTTCCAAGCTCTGCGTCGCTGAACTTCACGCACGTCGTCAACCCGGTGGTTTGGATTCCGCATCTGCGACTTCTGCGAGCATCGCGAGTTCGAGACGAG TTTTTTTCAACCATCGGGATCAACGCGATGGATGACTTTTCTATGATCAGTGACCATAGTATGCTATTTCAAGGCCACAGCATGTTCAGTGCTGAAGAATGCCTAGTTACCCGAAGTTCTTCAGGCGCTGTTTCGACTGGAGGCAAGACCGTCCCAGCACTCCAAGATAAGGGGGATGATATGTTCTTCtccgactggcctgagctggtcggctTTGACGATCTCGAGGAAAGCCTGAG AAATTTCGAGCCTACGTTTGAGATAGGGAGCAATTATTTCGAGGACATACTATGGTCCTCTAATTGCTCACCAGAAGCTCAGCTAGTACGGAACGGCTACTCTGACGATATTGATTTCTCAATTGATCGAAACGACAGCAACACTACGAAG GTAAATACGACAAAAGCCAAGCAACAGTCCAGCAGAAATGGAGCAAGTAGTAGTGGTACAGCCTCGAATTATGATGCACATGGCAGCTCCTCTTCCGGTCTTTCGGATGCCGAACTCTTCCTCCCGTTTGATGATACAGCACTCGCGAGCCAAACGGGTGGCTGGGAGGGGCTAGAGGCTATTCTTTGCTCAAGTCCGGCAATGCGAGTAGTCCCAGTCCCAGCGGCATCAAGCACCATGTGCACCGATGGTTCGTCTACCTGTTGCTCAGGGCCAGACACCGTTACTGCGCATGTCCCTCGTTCTGCTGCGACGAAGACTAGAGACCCGTTTAATGGAGCTCCAGATACAATCCTGGAGGAGATGGCTGAAAACCCACTGGACATGTACTTTCCTCCACTGGCAACATATGAACAGCCTGAGACGATGTTGATGAGCGACACCACTTCAGCGCCGAAACATCGGTTCCCAGAAGAGTTTGCAGGCAGCATCTGCGCTCTGAGCTGTGCAGAGTTACAGTTCAGTTCGGAGGACATGGGTTCTGCAGGATTACATGGGCACCTTGGCTCGGCAGTGGTTCTGGATGCTGTGCCAGTAAAGGATCTTTCCTTTCAGAAGCTTCAGTATGGCATGAATCAG CTTGATCTGGCGACCAAAGGACGCATAAGGGATTCCCTATACCGGTTGGCCAACAGGCTTGAACAAAGGCATCGTCTTGCTAGTGCAAGTGGAGGATTGGGATCATCGGGTTCAAATAG GTTTGAATCAGGCAGATGGGCCGAGACGCAGACGAACTCCATGGATCAGACAGTAGCACAGCTCCTGCAGCAGAAACCCTCTTACCGGAAGACTGTCCCGCCGCACCGTGTGACATAG